Genomic DNA from Acidimicrobiales bacterium:
CCCACCTTGCTCCACATCGCCACGCCCGACACCTGGGCCGAGGCACAGCGGGTGGGGGAGTATCGAGCCGACTCGTTGATCTCCGAGGGATTCATCCACCTGTCGACTCCCGAGCAGGTCCTGATCCCGGCCAACGAGCGGTACGCCGGGCGGACCGATCTCGTCCTCCTGGTGATCGACGGCTCGAAGCTGTCCGCCGACCTGGTCTTCGAGGACTCCTACGGCAGCGGCATCGAGTTCCCCCACGTGTACGGCCCGATCGATCTCGCCGCCGTCACCGACATCGTCGACTTCCCGTCGAACGATGACGGCACCTTCGACCTCCCCGCCTCCCTCCACTGATCGAGCATTCGACGCCGACCTGACCACCCGAACTCTCGGCTGTCGAGCTCACCCCCGGCGAACTCTCGGCCGGGCAGCCCACTTCCGGGCTCAGGAGCCGAGAGATGGGGCAGCGGACCCACGTCCGGCGGATCGAACGAACTACAGAATCTGAGCCGTCTGGCTCACGTTGGCCACACCGCAGCCGAAGGTTCCGGAGTACCCGTCCCCGCCGAGGTCCTCCATGTTCGCTGCCGTCCGGGCATCACTCGTTCGTCGCTTGTTCGTCAACACGCTTGCACTCACGCTGGCCGTCACCGCATTGGTGGTCGGCTCGCCCACCGCAGCCACCGCAACCTCACCGGCACCAACGGCCGCGGCCGACGGTGACGTCTGCATCGGGGCGACGCCTCCCAGTGACCTCTACGTCACCAGTACCAAGCGGGCGTCGGTCTATCGCCTCTACTGCGCAGCATTTCTCCGGCTGCCCGATACGAGCGGGCTCGACTACTGGACGGGGGAAGTGTTGGCGCATCGGCTCGATGTAGCCGGCATGGCGGATGCCTTCATCAGCTCGGCCGAGTTCGTCCAGCGCTACGGCGCCGTCGACGATCGTGGCTTCCTCGACCTTGTCTATCGCAACGTGCTCGGGCGACCGTCCGACGACGTCGGCTACCGCTACTGGGCGACCCAGCTGGCGCGCCGAGACTTCGACCGTGGCGACCTGTTGATCTCGTTCTCCGAGTCCGCCGAGTTCACGACGGCAACCGGAACCGCAAGCGCGGCCGCGGCCGGCGACCGGGCCTTCCTTCGGTCCGGCATGTCCGCACGGGCCGCAGCGGATGCCGAGCTGGCACGCGGTACCTACGTGGCAACGCAGTGCCAGGCCGACCAGTTCGGCGGGAACGTGCGTTGGGTGCGCAGCACCTGGAACCTGACCTGGTGCGTCCGCACCGACCCCAACTGGCCGGCATCGACGACCGATGCGGTCTACGTCCACGAGGCCTTCCACGCTCGGATCTCGCTGTTGTATGTCCATCGTGACGCGTTGACCACCGCACAACGGGCCGAGGTCGAACGGGTCGTGAACGACAAGGCGGCCAATGAGGGGCTGGCCGACCTGTGGACCATGCGTCTCGTACCCGGGTACGGGGGAGCACCACAGTACGCCAACGACCTGTTCACCAACGCCATCTGGGAGGAGCTGTTCGCTCGCTACCCGCTGGGTGGCGATCTCCCCGGGTGAGCCGCTCGCCGGCGAGCGCCGTCCGAGATCAGGCCAGGAACAACCGATACGCCGGGTGCTCGGTTTCCTCCCAGTACCGGTAGCCGAGTTGGTCGAGGAACCGATCGAACTCGCCGGCATCGGCGTCAGGCACCTGCATGCCCACCAGGACTCGACCGACGTCGGACCCGTGGTTGCGGTAGTGGAACAGCGAGATGTTCCAGTCCGGGGCCATGCTCGACAGGAAGGTGCTCAGGGCACCAGGGCGTTCAGGGAACTCGAAGCGGTACAGACGCTCGTCGTTGGCGAGAGGGGAGTGGCCGCCCACCAGATGCCGCAGGTGCAGCTTCGCCAGCTCGTCGTCGGTGAGATCGAGCGCTTCGAGACCGGCCGTCCGGAACGACTCGGCGATCGAACGCGCCTGCGCCCGGCTCGACACTTGGAGGCCGACGAACACATACGCTTCGTCGGCGTCGGCGATGCGGTAGTTGAACTCGGTGACGGCGCGCCCCTCGTCGAGGATCTCGATGAACCGCCGGAAGCTCCCCCTCGTCTCGGGAATCGTGACCGCGAAGACCGCCTCGCGATGCTCGCCGATCTCGGCCCGCTCCGACACGAAGCGCAACCGGTCGAAGTTCATGTTGGCACCGCTGGCCACGGCGATGAGCGTCTCACCGCTGACGCCGGTCCGCTCCGTGTACGCCTTCACTCCGGCGATGGCCAGGGCGCCGGACGGCTCGAGAATGGCGCGGGTGTCGGTGAAGACGTCCTTGATCGCCGCGCAGATCTGGTCGGTATCGACTCGGATGACCTCGTCGACACATCCAGAGGCGACACGGAACGTCTCCTCGCCGACCAACTTCACGGC
This window encodes:
- a CDS encoding DUF952 domain-containing protein, producing MTSLPTLLHIATPDTWAEAQRVGEYRADSLISEGFIHLSTPEQVLIPANERYAGRTDLVLLVIDGSKLSADLVFEDSYGSGIEFPHVYGPIDLAAVTDIVDFPSNDDGTFDLPASLH
- a CDS encoding DUF4214 domain-containing protein; this translates as MFAAVRASLVRRLFVNTLALTLAVTALVVGSPTAATATSPAPTAAADGDVCIGATPPSDLYVTSTKRASVYRLYCAAFLRLPDTSGLDYWTGEVLAHRLDVAGMADAFISSAEFVQRYGAVDDRGFLDLVYRNVLGRPSDDVGYRYWATQLARRDFDRGDLLISFSESAEFTTATGTASAAAAGDRAFLRSGMSARAAADAELARGTYVATQCQADQFGGNVRWVRSTWNLTWCVRTDPNWPASTTDAVYVHEAFHARISLLYVHRDALTTAQRAEVERVVNDKAANEGLADLWTMRLVPGYGGAPQYANDLFTNAIWEELFARYPLGGDLPG
- the ilvA gene encoding threonine ammonia-lyase, biosynthetic → MEIERVPLSDADEAGYLKRILTSKVYEVIDESPLDDAPVLSTRLGNRVMLKREDLLPVFSFKIRGAYNKMANLSPAQRGFGVIAASAGNHAQGVAMAAQELGCSAVIVMPITTPEVKVDAVRARGAEVVLHGESYSDSYGLAVELMAQRSLTFVHPFDDPDVIAGQGTIGMEILRQHPEPIHAVFVPIGGGGLISGIGSYLKALRPGIRVIGVQSDDSDAMAQSLEHRARVELDTVGLFADGTAVKLVGEETFRVASGCVDEVIRVDTDQICAAIKDVFTDTRAILEPSGALAIAGVKAYTERTGVSGETLIAVASGANMNFDRLRFVSERAEIGEHREAVFAVTIPETRGSFRRFIEILDEGRAVTEFNYRIADADEAYVFVGLQVSSRAQARSIAESFRTAGLEALDLTDDELAKLHLRHLVGGHSPLANDERLYRFEFPERPGALSTFLSSMAPDWNISLFHYRNHGSDVGRVLVGMQVPDADAGEFDRFLDQLGYRYWEETEHPAYRLFLA